One Scylla paramamosain isolate STU-SP2022 chromosome 5, ASM3559412v1, whole genome shotgun sequence genomic region harbors:
- the LOC135100503 gene encoding uncharacterized protein LOC135100503 isoform X2, whose translation MDLRTSLRGVLVLLGVWVCVAAAQEFNEQDRKQFPPIRMNCQSIGRFRHPYDCGKFVDCLPDPETGKLYSREGSCNGQAFHPTFKKCGSIDKVKGCKPRSGRAIAANHKLDYVCEGASSEFVCADCKTLVNCINGTAYPEPCASGDLCAVKDAQFGGGVCYPSEPIECMCEHPNEFKVDYYDETRFFFCENQGSDPVIYQCPDDHLFVPSLSQCRSYAGLPECTSIGVFANELNCSQYYTCIFTTNGWVQKPSSCDNETHSGLMYNEQTGKCEDPCTWDTGKFSCSVEGRFPDPVNCNAYYECVEDDSYESGLRQTHHSCPDGYEWDPTAREAFGHCVVQGTRKAKCSPVKENKCFIPQDQCNATGDQ comes from the exons ATGGACCTGCGTACAAGTCTCCGTGGTGTCCTGGTGCTGTTGGGGGTCTGG GTGTGTGTAGCGGCGGCCCAAGAATTCAACGAGCAAGACAGAAAACAGTTCCCTCCTATCAG gATGAACTGTCAGTCGATAGGAAGGTTCCGCCATCCATACGACTGCGGGAAATTCGTGGACTGTCTGCCTGATCCTGAGACGGGCAAATTGTACTCCCGCGAGGGCTCCTGCAACGGCCAGGCCTTCCACCCCACCTTCAAGAAGTGTGGCAGCAtagacaag GTCAAAGGATGCAAGCCGCGGTCCGGTCGAGCCATTGCAGCCAATCACAAGCTGGACTACGTCTGTGAAGGCGCCAGTAGCGAGTTCGTTTGTGCTGACTGCAAGACCCTTGTCAACTGCATCAACGGTACGGCCTACCCTGAGCCCTGTGCCTCCGGTGACTTGTGTGCTGTGAAGGACGCACAGTTCGGCGGTGGTGTCTGCTACCCAAGCGAACCTATTGAGTGCATGTGTGAGCACCCCAATGAGTTCAAGGTGGACTACTACGACGAGACCCGTTTCTTCTTTTGTGAGAACCAAGGCTCCGATCCCGTGATCTACCAGTGTCCGGATGACCACCTGTTTGTGCCCAGCTTGAGCCAGTGCCGAAGCTACGCTGGTCTGCCAGAGTGCACTAGCATTGGTGTCTTTGCCAACGAACTTAATTGTTCCCAGTACTACACTTGCATCTTCACCACCAACGGTTGGGTACAAAAGCCGTCTTCTTGTGACAACGAAACCCATTCAGGCCTCATGTACAACGAACAGACAGGAAAATGCGAGGATCCTTGCACATGGGATACGGGTAAGTTCTCTTGCTCTGTAGAGGGGCGCTTCCCCGATCCCGTCAACTGCAATGCTTATTACGAATGTGTAGAAGATGATTCCTACGAGTCAGGCCTCCGACAAACCCATCACTCGTGCCCTGATGGCTATGAGTGGGACCCAACGGCCAGAGAGGCGTTCGGTCATTGCGTAGTGCAGGGCACCAGGAAGGCGAAATGCTCCCCCGTCAAGGAGAACAAGTGCTTCATCCCTCAAGATCAATGCAATGCCACTGGCGATCAGTGA
- the LOC135100503 gene encoding uncharacterized protein LOC135100503 isoform X3, translated as MNTLCLRLKVCVAAAQEFNEQDRKQFPPIRMNCQSIGRFRHPYDCGKFVDCLPDPETGKLYSREGSCNGQAFHPTFKKCGSIDKVKGCKPRSGRAIAANHKLDYVCEGASSEFVCADCKTLVNCINGTAYPEPCASGDLCAVKDAQFGGGVCYPSEPIECMCEHPNEFKVDYYDETRFFFCENQGSDPVIYQCPDDHLFVPSLSQCRSYAGLPECTSIGVFANELNCSQYYTCIFTTNGWVQKPSSCDNETHSGLMYNEQTGKCEDPCTWDTGKFSCSVEGRFPDPVNCNAYYECVEDDSYESGLRQTHHSCPDGYEWDPTAREAFGHCVVQGTRKAKCSPVKENKCFIPQDQCNATGDQ; from the exons GTGTGTGTAGCGGCGGCCCAAGAATTCAACGAGCAAGACAGAAAACAGTTCCCTCCTATCAG gATGAACTGTCAGTCGATAGGAAGGTTCCGCCATCCATACGACTGCGGGAAATTCGTGGACTGTCTGCCTGATCCTGAGACGGGCAAATTGTACTCCCGCGAGGGCTCCTGCAACGGCCAGGCCTTCCACCCCACCTTCAAGAAGTGTGGCAGCAtagacaag GTCAAAGGATGCAAGCCGCGGTCCGGTCGAGCCATTGCAGCCAATCACAAGCTGGACTACGTCTGTGAAGGCGCCAGTAGCGAGTTCGTTTGTGCTGACTGCAAGACCCTTGTCAACTGCATCAACGGTACGGCCTACCCTGAGCCCTGTGCCTCCGGTGACTTGTGTGCTGTGAAGGACGCACAGTTCGGCGGTGGTGTCTGCTACCCAAGCGAACCTATTGAGTGCATGTGTGAGCACCCCAATGAGTTCAAGGTGGACTACTACGACGAGACCCGTTTCTTCTTTTGTGAGAACCAAGGCTCCGATCCCGTGATCTACCAGTGTCCGGATGACCACCTGTTTGTGCCCAGCTTGAGCCAGTGCCGAAGCTACGCTGGTCTGCCAGAGTGCACTAGCATTGGTGTCTTTGCCAACGAACTTAATTGTTCCCAGTACTACACTTGCATCTTCACCACCAACGGTTGGGTACAAAAGCCGTCTTCTTGTGACAACGAAACCCATTCAGGCCTCATGTACAACGAACAGACAGGAAAATGCGAGGATCCTTGCACATGGGATACGGGTAAGTTCTCTTGCTCTGTAGAGGGGCGCTTCCCCGATCCCGTCAACTGCAATGCTTATTACGAATGTGTAGAAGATGATTCCTACGAGTCAGGCCTCCGACAAACCCATCACTCGTGCCCTGATGGCTATGAGTGGGACCCAACGGCCAGAGAGGCGTTCGGTCATTGCGTAGTGCAGGGCACCAGGAAGGCGAAATGCTCCCCCGTCAAGGAGAACAAGTGCTTCATCCCTCAAGATCAATGCAATGCCACTGGCGATCAGTGA
- the LOC135100503 gene encoding uncharacterized protein LOC135100503 isoform X1 has translation MNTLCLRLKVKTAGVLIRSSASRPSLQVCVAAAQEFNEQDRKQFPPIRMNCQSIGRFRHPYDCGKFVDCLPDPETGKLYSREGSCNGQAFHPTFKKCGSIDKVKGCKPRSGRAIAANHKLDYVCEGASSEFVCADCKTLVNCINGTAYPEPCASGDLCAVKDAQFGGGVCYPSEPIECMCEHPNEFKVDYYDETRFFFCENQGSDPVIYQCPDDHLFVPSLSQCRSYAGLPECTSIGVFANELNCSQYYTCIFTTNGWVQKPSSCDNETHSGLMYNEQTGKCEDPCTWDTGKFSCSVEGRFPDPVNCNAYYECVEDDSYESGLRQTHHSCPDGYEWDPTAREAFGHCVVQGTRKAKCSPVKENKCFIPQDQCNATGDQ, from the exons GTGTGTGTAGCGGCGGCCCAAGAATTCAACGAGCAAGACAGAAAACAGTTCCCTCCTATCAG gATGAACTGTCAGTCGATAGGAAGGTTCCGCCATCCATACGACTGCGGGAAATTCGTGGACTGTCTGCCTGATCCTGAGACGGGCAAATTGTACTCCCGCGAGGGCTCCTGCAACGGCCAGGCCTTCCACCCCACCTTCAAGAAGTGTGGCAGCAtagacaag GTCAAAGGATGCAAGCCGCGGTCCGGTCGAGCCATTGCAGCCAATCACAAGCTGGACTACGTCTGTGAAGGCGCCAGTAGCGAGTTCGTTTGTGCTGACTGCAAGACCCTTGTCAACTGCATCAACGGTACGGCCTACCCTGAGCCCTGTGCCTCCGGTGACTTGTGTGCTGTGAAGGACGCACAGTTCGGCGGTGGTGTCTGCTACCCAAGCGAACCTATTGAGTGCATGTGTGAGCACCCCAATGAGTTCAAGGTGGACTACTACGACGAGACCCGTTTCTTCTTTTGTGAGAACCAAGGCTCCGATCCCGTGATCTACCAGTGTCCGGATGACCACCTGTTTGTGCCCAGCTTGAGCCAGTGCCGAAGCTACGCTGGTCTGCCAGAGTGCACTAGCATTGGTGTCTTTGCCAACGAACTTAATTGTTCCCAGTACTACACTTGCATCTTCACCACCAACGGTTGGGTACAAAAGCCGTCTTCTTGTGACAACGAAACCCATTCAGGCCTCATGTACAACGAACAGACAGGAAAATGCGAGGATCCTTGCACATGGGATACGGGTAAGTTCTCTTGCTCTGTAGAGGGGCGCTTCCCCGATCCCGTCAACTGCAATGCTTATTACGAATGTGTAGAAGATGATTCCTACGAGTCAGGCCTCCGACAAACCCATCACTCGTGCCCTGATGGCTATGAGTGGGACCCAACGGCCAGAGAGGCGTTCGGTCATTGCGTAGTGCAGGGCACCAGGAAGGCGAAATGCTCCCCCGTCAAGGAGAACAAGTGCTTCATCCCTCAAGATCAATGCAATGCCACTGGCGATCAGTGA
- the LOC135100506 gene encoding O-glucosyltransferase rumi homolog isoform X2, whose translation MLRKIVALLLLISVGGHGDSEETCDVSQREKCSEETDERITRYSKDANEKWVHYIAKIDEAVSAYKPCAPEKCSCHYHLIKKDLSVFNDGITKETLQSARERGTFYQIIDHKLYRQRDCMFPSRCSGIEHFILKVIDKLPDMEMVINTRDWPQAPQSYGMKMPVFSFSKTEEYMDITYPAWTFWEGGPAISLYPTGLGRWDLHRASLAAASKKWQWQIKKTQAFFRGSRTSSERDPLVYLSRDSPHLVDAQYTKNQAWKSDADTLYAPPASEVSLEDHCQYKYLFNYRGVAASFRFKHLFLCGSLVFHSEDKWIEFFYPRMKPWVHYIPVRTGASKNEISSVDTTDITWVGCYILLYTCAPKKTGLD comes from the exons ATGCTGAGAAAGATAGTGGCATTGTTGTTGCTCATTAGTGTGGGTGGACATGGCGATTCAGAAGAAACTTGTGACGTGAGCCAGAGGGAGAAATGTAGTGAAGAGACAGATGAGAGGATCACCAGGTACAGCAAAG atgccAATGAGAAATGGGTTCATTATATTGCAAAGATAGATGAGGCAGTGTCAGCATACAAGCCATGTGCACCTGAGAAATGTTCCTGTCATTAtcatttaataaaaaaagatcttTCTGTGTTTAATGATGGAATTACCAAAGAGACACTCCAGTCTGCCAGAGAAAG gggAACATTTTACCAAATCATCGACCACAAActgtacagacagagagactgTATGTTCCCAAGCCGGTGCAGTGGTATTGAACACTTCATCTTAAAG GTGATTGACAAGTTACCTGACATGGAGATGGTGATCAACACCCGAGACTGGCCACAGGCTCCTCAGTCTTATGGAATGAAGATGCCAGTGTTCTCCTTTAGTAAG ACTGAAGAGTACATGGACATAACCTACCCAGCCTGGACATTTTGGGAGGGTGGTCCAGCTATCTCTCTCTACCCAACAGGGTTGGGCCGGTGGGATCTCCATCGTGCATCCCTTGCTGCTGCTTCCAAGAAATGGCAATGGCAAATTAAGAAGACTCAGGCATTTTTCAG AGGATCACGTACCAGCTCTGAGAGGGACCCTTTGGTTTACCTTTCTCGGGACTCTCCTCATCTTGTTGATGCTCAGTATACAAAAAACCAAGCTTGGAAGTCAGATGCT GACACACTGTATGCTCCACCTGCTAGTGAAGTGTCCTTAGAGGATCATTGCCAGTACAAGTATCTCTTCAACTACCGGGGAGTGGCAGCAAGCTTCAGGTTCAAGCACTTGTTTTTATGTGGCTCACTAGTGTTTCACTCTGAAGACAAATGGATTGAGTTCTTTTATCCCAGAATGAAGCCATGGGTCCACTACATTCCTGTCAGAACTGGTGCCTctaaaaatgaaataag